From Caulobacter segnis, a single genomic window includes:
- a CDS encoding SRPBCC family protein has translation MPLDTADFPADRELVLERIIDVPAEKLYQCWTTPELMPQWFCPKPWTVSNVRMDVRTGGNTYLEMNGPNGEVMPQPGVYLEVVPNRKIVFTDAFTETWKPSAKPFMVAIVTFEDLGDGTTRYRAAARHWSAEDKAAHEQMGFHEGWGIVADQLAALARTL, from the coding sequence GACACCGCCGACTTCCCCGCTGACCGCGAACTGGTGCTGGAGCGCATCATCGATGTCCCGGCCGAGAAGCTGTACCAGTGCTGGACCACGCCGGAGCTGATGCCGCAGTGGTTCTGCCCCAAGCCCTGGACCGTCTCGAACGTGCGCATGGACGTGCGCACCGGCGGCAACACCTACCTCGAGATGAACGGCCCCAACGGCGAGGTGATGCCGCAGCCGGGCGTCTATCTGGAGGTGGTCCCGAACAGGAAGATCGTCTTCACCGACGCCTTCACCGAGACCTGGAAGCCGTCCGCCAAGCCGTTCATGGTCGCCATCGTCACCTTCGAGGACCTGGGCGACGGCACGACCCGCTACCGCGCGGCGGCCCGCCACTGGAGCGCCGAGGACAAGGCCGCCCACGAGCAGATGGGCTTCCACGAGGGCTGGGGGATCGTCGCCGACCAGCTGGCGGCGCTGGCGCGGACGCTCTAG
- a CDS encoding CitMHS family transporter, which yields MIDVLRQPAVLGLLMVVTFMTLIMTKRMSAVAALLIVPVVFGLLAGAGAGLGEMMVKGVLQVAPTTLMLSFAVLYFAVMMDAGLFEPLVRKVLSIVGEDPLRISLGTAILATVVSLDGDGTTTALIVITAFLPVYRRVGMNPLILATLLGLSNALMNYVPWGGPAARAAAAVHVDLAQVVGPMLPAAGVGLLAVFGLAWHFGRAERRRLADRTAPAADDVTPVAVLAAAKAIEVERDIRRPRLFWFNLVLTLVLILGMVSGLAPLPVLMMSAFAIAITVNYPVLKDQKARIAAHADNVVNIVVLLFAAGAFTGILNGAGMADGMAKAALSVIPPSVGPYLAPITALVSMPLTFVMSNDAYYFGVVPVVAQTAASFGVEPVEIARAALIGQPVHSLSPLLAPIYLACGLLGVDVADAQRFSLKWAVAICLVVLVAALAMGAFPLRA from the coding sequence GTGATCGACGTTCTGCGCCAGCCCGCCGTCCTTGGCCTGCTGATGGTCGTGACCTTCATGACGCTGATCATGACCAAGCGGATGTCGGCCGTCGCCGCCCTGCTGATCGTGCCCGTCGTCTTCGGCCTGCTGGCCGGCGCGGGCGCAGGCCTGGGCGAGATGATGGTCAAGGGCGTGCTGCAGGTGGCGCCGACGACGCTGATGCTGTCGTTCGCGGTGCTGTACTTCGCGGTGATGATGGACGCGGGCCTGTTCGAGCCCCTGGTGCGCAAGGTGCTGTCGATCGTCGGCGAGGACCCGCTGCGGATCAGTCTGGGCACGGCGATCCTGGCCACCGTGGTGTCGCTGGACGGCGACGGCACGACCACGGCGCTGATCGTCATCACCGCCTTCCTGCCGGTCTATCGGCGCGTGGGCATGAACCCGCTGATCCTGGCGACGCTGCTGGGCCTGAGCAACGCCCTGATGAACTACGTGCCGTGGGGCGGGCCGGCGGCGCGGGCGGCGGCGGCTGTCCATGTCGACCTGGCCCAGGTGGTCGGACCGATGCTGCCGGCCGCCGGGGTAGGGTTGCTGGCCGTCTTCGGCCTGGCCTGGCATTTCGGACGCGCCGAGCGCCGCCGCCTGGCCGACCGGACCGCGCCGGCGGCCGACGACGTCACGCCCGTGGCCGTCCTGGCCGCCGCGAAGGCGATCGAGGTCGAGCGCGACATCCGCCGGCCCAGGCTGTTCTGGTTCAACCTGGTTCTGACCCTGGTGCTGATCCTGGGCATGGTCTCGGGGCTGGCGCCGCTGCCGGTGCTGATGATGAGCGCCTTCGCGATCGCCATCACCGTCAACTACCCGGTGCTGAAGGACCAGAAGGCGAGGATCGCCGCCCACGCCGACAATGTCGTCAACATCGTGGTGCTGCTGTTTGCGGCCGGCGCCTTCACCGGCATCCTCAACGGGGCCGGCATGGCCGACGGCATGGCCAAGGCGGCCCTGTCGGTGATCCCGCCCAGCGTCGGACCCTATCTGGCGCCGATCACCGCCCTGGTCAGCATGCCCCTGACCTTCGTGATGTCCAACGACGCCTATTACTTCGGGGTCGTGCCCGTAGTGGCCCAGACCGCCGCCAGCTTCGGCGTCGAGCCGGTGGAGATCGCCCGCGCCGCCCTGATCGGCCAGCCGGTCCACTCGCTGAGCCCGCTGCTGGCGCCGATCTACCTGGCCTGTGGTCTCCTGGGCGTGGATGTCGCCGACGCCCAGCGCTTCAGCCTGAAATGGGCGGTGGCGATCTGCCTGGTGGTGCTGGTCGCGGCCCTGGCCATGGGCGCCTTCCCCCTGCGCGCCTGA
- a CDS encoding DUF4387 domain-containing protein produces the protein MTTVKDVCRHVRSKNAGPYWVTFDLFFDGPESFEKHHANPALGPQLFQRLFGADPALVRHYPVADLNVVKISYARTSPQGGVVERDMHCGQQFVRLLDVRLD, from the coding sequence ATGACGACGGTCAAGGATGTCTGCCGCCACGTGCGCTCCAAGAACGCCGGCCCCTACTGGGTGACGTTCGACCTGTTCTTCGACGGGCCCGAGAGCTTCGAGAAGCATCACGCCAATCCGGCGCTGGGCCCCCAGCTGTTCCAGCGCCTGTTCGGGGCCGATCCGGCGCTGGTGCGCCACTATCCGGTCGCCGACCTCAACGTGGTCAAGATCTCGTACGCCCGCACCAGCCCGCAGGGCGGGGTGGTCGAGCGCGACATGCACTGCGGCCAGCAGTTCGTGCGGCTGCTGGACGTCCGGCTGGACTGA
- a CDS encoding AbrB family transcriptional regulator, with the protein MGAAGPHHRPGRRGARGAARPGGVDSILIIAASTPVDLPFILAAQVTRIILVLMVGPWAASRVARWTRPPAA; encoded by the coding sequence GTGGGCGCTGCTGGCCCTCACCACCGCCCTGGCCGACGCGGCGCTCGCGGCGCTGCGCGCCCCGGCGGCGTCGACTCGATCCTGATCATCGCCGCCTCGACGCCGGTCGACCTGCCGTTCATCCTGGCGGCCCAGGTCACGCGGATCATCCTGGTGCTGATGGTCGGCCCTTGGGCGGCTAGCCGGGTGGCGCGCTGGACCCGGCCGCCAGCCGCTTAG
- a CDS encoding LysR family transcriptional regulator: MELDWLEDFLALVDHQHFGRAAEARNLSQPAFSRRIRLLEAWLGAPLFNRDTHRVALTPAGEQWKPTAEDLLRRLTLGREQTRAMAEGFVSTLRFASTHALSITFFPQWLEAIETQTPLSSSVSLVTDNMAGCERIMQQGHAHFLLCHHHPSTPVSLRPNYFISIDVGHDVLIPVSAPAADDPARPRFALPGKLGAPTPYLAFGEVSGMGRILASAHALDGPSMWLEPRFTAHVATVLAAMARAGRGMAWLPLSLIARDLAEGDLVRAGDQTWDVPIDIRLFRPRARQTAAAEAFWTRLKARAEADAPSPSV; this comes from the coding sequence ATGGAGCTGGATTGGCTGGAAGACTTCCTGGCGCTGGTCGACCATCAGCATTTCGGGCGCGCGGCCGAGGCGCGCAATCTCTCGCAGCCCGCGTTCAGTCGCCGGATCCGGCTGCTGGAGGCCTGGCTGGGCGCGCCGCTCTTCAACCGTGACACCCACCGCGTCGCCCTGACGCCGGCCGGCGAGCAGTGGAAGCCGACCGCCGAGGACCTGCTGCGGCGACTGACCCTGGGACGGGAACAGACCCGGGCGATGGCCGAGGGCTTCGTCTCGACCCTGCGCTTCGCCTCGACCCACGCCCTGTCGATCACCTTCTTTCCGCAATGGCTGGAGGCGATCGAGACCCAGACCCCGCTGAGCTCGTCGGTCAGCCTGGTGACCGACAACATGGCCGGCTGCGAGCGGATCATGCAGCAGGGCCACGCCCACTTCCTGCTGTGCCACCACCATCCCTCGACCCCCGTGTCGCTGCGGCCGAACTATTTCATCTCGATCGATGTCGGCCACGACGTCCTGATCCCGGTCAGCGCCCCGGCGGCGGACGATCCGGCGCGGCCGCGCTTCGCCCTGCCCGGCAAGCTCGGCGCGCCGACGCCCTATCTGGCCTTCGGCGAGGTGTCTGGCATGGGCCGGATCCTGGCCTCGGCCCATGCGCTGGACGGCCCGTCGATGTGGCTGGAGCCCCGCTTCACCGCCCATGTGGCGACGGTGCTAGCGGCCATGGCCCGGGCGGGACGCGGCATGGCGTGGCTGCCGCTGAGCCTGATCGCCCGCGACCTGGCCGAGGGCGACCTGGTGCGGGCGGGCGACCAGACCTGGGACGTGCCGATCGACATCCGGCTGTTCCGCCCCCGCGCCCGCCAGACCGCCGCCGCCGAGGCCTTCTGGACACGCCTGAAGGCCCGGGCGGAGGCCGATGCTCCGTCGCCTTCCGTCTAG
- a CDS encoding acyclic terpene utilization AtuA family protein translates to MLEGPIKIIVPCGSLGAGVHEDEVRRGLEMGAHAIATDAGSTDSGAAYLALGVSKNNRASVKRDLAILMKAGAEAGIPVIVGTSGQAGGDKNVDWTRDIALEIAGELGLKPKIALLYSEQDKAALKARNAAGAIRPLAPLGPLDDATIDACDHIVAVLGAEPYVAALEAGADLILGGRTTDTAVLSSFALLKGAPWGPAWHAAKIAECGSQCAVYRTKGAGVLISIDAEGFEVEPLSLENRCDPHSVSAHMLYENANPFLLTEPGGVLDVTAARYAALDDRRVRVTGSVWDEKPYTLKLEGAGSGGFQTLMLIGIQDPEVLSRLDEFHDKMLAALNHRVQTTIGEAAGDYNISLRLYGWNAVSGDRPPEGTPAPREVGVMFVATAATQEMATQIAKACNAWFFHFPIVEDDELPSYGFAFTPADIERGAVYEFKLNHVIAIDDPMALARTTWIDLTKKEAA, encoded by the coding sequence ATGTTGGAAGGTCCGATCAAGATCATCGTGCCGTGCGGATCCCTCGGCGCGGGCGTCCACGAGGACGAGGTCCGGCGCGGGCTGGAGATGGGCGCCCACGCCATCGCCACGGACGCCGGCTCCACCGACAGCGGCGCGGCCTATCTGGCGCTGGGCGTCTCCAAGAACAACCGCGCCTCGGTCAAGCGCGACCTGGCCATCCTGATGAAGGCCGGGGCCGAGGCGGGCATCCCCGTCATCGTCGGCACCAGCGGTCAGGCCGGCGGCGACAAGAACGTCGACTGGACGCGCGACATCGCCCTGGAGATCGCCGGCGAGCTGGGCCTGAAACCCAAGATCGCGCTGCTGTATTCCGAACAGGACAAGGCCGCGCTGAAGGCTCGCAACGCCGCCGGCGCGATCCGGCCGCTGGCGCCGCTGGGCCCGCTGGACGACGCCACCATCGACGCCTGCGACCACATCGTCGCCGTGCTGGGGGCCGAGCCCTATGTCGCCGCCCTCGAAGCCGGCGCGGACCTGATCCTAGGCGGTCGCACCACCGACACCGCCGTGCTGTCCAGCTTCGCCCTGCTGAAAGGCGCGCCGTGGGGACCGGCCTGGCACGCGGCCAAGATCGCCGAGTGCGGCAGCCAGTGCGCGGTCTACCGGACCAAGGGCGCGGGCGTGCTGATCAGCATCGACGCCGAGGGCTTCGAGGTGGAGCCGCTGAGCCTGGAGAACCGCTGCGATCCACACAGCGTCTCGGCCCACATGCTGTACGAGAACGCCAATCCGTTCCTGCTGACCGAGCCCGGCGGCGTGCTGGACGTCACCGCCGCACGCTATGCCGCCCTGGACGACCGCCGCGTGCGGGTGACCGGCTCGGTCTGGGACGAGAAGCCCTACACCCTGAAGCTGGAAGGCGCGGGATCGGGCGGCTTCCAGACCCTCATGCTGATCGGCATCCAGGATCCGGAGGTCCTGTCGCGGCTCGACGAGTTTCACGACAAGATGCTGGCGGCCCTGAACCACCGGGTCCAGACGACGATCGGCGAGGCCGCCGGCGACTACAATATCTCGCTGCGGCTCTACGGCTGGAACGCGGTCTCGGGCGATCGCCCGCCCGAGGGTACGCCGGCCCCGCGCGAGGTGGGGGTGATGTTCGTCGCCACCGCCGCGACCCAGGAGATGGCCACCCAGATCGCCAAGGCCTGCAACGCCTGGTTCTTCCACTTCCCGATCGTCGAGGACGACGAACTGCCCAGCTACGGCTTCGCCTTCACCCCCGCCGACATCGAGCGCGGGGCGGTCTACGAGTTCAAGCTGAACCACGTGATCGCGATCGACGACCCGATGGCCCTGGCGCGCACCACCTGGATCGACCTGACGAAGAAGGAAGCGGCGTGA
- a CDS encoding phosphoglycerate dehydrogenase, whose translation MPRPRKVVVTQRFFDDRTQAYLRAQGVEVVLPPLPPGKADGDLDHDTLVEMLTGASGWIVGHARVTRALLEALPDLQVVSRRGVGYERVDLEAARDLGRVVAIAAGGNDASVADHVIGLMLAVGRRFRESQQRMLDGDWSILMGSDLCEKTVGVVGLGRIGKSVVKRLSGFDCRVLVHTTRPDPAYAEATGVAFVALAELLARCDYVTLHAPLTPATRFMIDASAIQAMKPGAILINTARGGLVEDAHLLDALRAGRLGGAGLDVFVSESDPAYKPISQALLALPNVVGAPHAGASSREGLERTNLVAARSVVAVLDGVDPAPECVVADGRPGR comes from the coding sequence ATGCCTCGCCCTCGTAAGGTCGTCGTCACCCAGCGCTTCTTCGACGACCGGACCCAAGCCTATCTGCGCGCCCAGGGCGTGGAGGTCGTCCTGCCGCCCCTGCCGCCCGGCAAGGCCGACGGAGACCTCGACCACGACACTCTGGTGGAGATGCTGACGGGGGCGTCCGGCTGGATCGTCGGCCATGCGCGGGTGACGCGGGCGCTGCTGGAGGCGCTGCCGGACCTGCAGGTCGTCTCGCGGCGCGGGGTGGGCTACGAGCGGGTCGATCTGGAGGCCGCGCGTGACCTGGGCCGGGTCGTCGCCATCGCGGCGGGCGGCAACGACGCCTCGGTCGCCGACCACGTCATCGGCCTGATGCTGGCCGTGGGCCGACGCTTCCGCGAGTCGCAGCAGCGCATGCTGGACGGCGACTGGTCGATCCTGATGGGCTCGGACCTCTGCGAGAAGACCGTCGGCGTCGTGGGCCTGGGCCGGATCGGCAAGAGCGTGGTCAAGCGGCTGTCGGGCTTCGACTGCCGGGTGCTGGTCCACACGACGCGGCCGGACCCCGCCTATGCCGAGGCCACGGGCGTGGCCTTCGTCGCGCTGGCCGAGCTGCTGGCGCGCTGCGACTACGTCACCCTGCACGCGCCGCTGACGCCCGCGACCCGGTTCATGATCGACGCCAGCGCGATCCAGGCGATGAAGCCGGGGGCCATACTGATCAACACCGCGCGCGGCGGGCTGGTCGAGGACGCGCACCTGCTGGACGCCCTGCGCGCGGGGCGGCTGGGCGGGGCCGGCCTGGACGTCTTCGTCAGCGAGAGCGATCCGGCCTACAAGCCGATCTCCCAGGCCCTGCTGGCCCTGCCCAACGTGGTGGGCGCGCCGCACGCGGGGGCTTCCTCGCGCGAGGGGCTGGAGCGCACCAACCTGGTCGCGGCCCGGTCGGTGGTGGCCGTCCTTGACGGCGTCGATCCCGCGCCGGAATGTGTGGTCGCCGACGGCCGTCCCGGCCGCTGA